Part of the Planococcus plakortidis genome is shown below.
CGTGGATCTCTTCGAACACATCCGCAATATGGGGTGGACAACGATTCCTGCTTTTATTCTGACACTGATTTTCTTCGGTGTGTTATCGCCTTCAGTTACCTTGGACCATACCGAGGACATTGCCCTGTTCAAGGAAGGCTTGCTTGAGACCGGCTTGATTCATTGGTACGCCATGGCGCCTCTCGTCATCTTGATCGCCTTGACGGTATTCAAAGTACCTGCGGTTTTGACTTTGGCCGCAAGTTCGGTGGTAGCGCTTATCGTTTCCTTGTTCCACCAGAGCTTGCAAGTCTCGTCGATGCTCGGCATCCTGTTCGGCGGCTACGAATCATCGACCGGCATTGATGAAATCGATGCGCTGCTTTCGCGTGGCGGCATGGAAAGCATGTTCTTCACCATCGCTCTGGTGCTACTCGCGCTCAGCATGGGCGGATTATTATTCAAACTCGGCATCATCCAAAGTTTGCTGGCGAAAATCGAAAGCCTGCTGAAGAAAGTGTCTTCTGTCATCGTCGCATCCGCCTTGACGGCGATCGGCACGAACATCCTCGTCGGGGAACAATACTTATCGATCTTGCTGACGGGACAAGCGTTCAGTGAATCTTACGGAAAAGTCGGACTGGCCGGAAAGAACTTGAGCCGCGTCATGGAAGATGCTGGGACAGTCGTCAATCCGCTCGTGCCGTGGAGCGTCTGCGGGATTTTCATCGCCTCGGTGTTGGATGTTTCGACATTGGAATATTTGCCGTTTGCGTTCTTCTGCTTGCTGTCGCCTCTTTTGACGGTGTTGCTTGGGGTGAGCGGGAAAACCTTGACGTATATTAAAAAATCTCCAGTAAAGTGAATGCTAAGCAAGCCAAAAGGGCTGTCGCCAAGTCATCTTCATGATCTTAGCGACAGCCCTTTTTCTATATTTCTACTGGTTAAGGATTCCCTTGCTAGCCTGGGAATCGGTTTTGTGCTTGCTGAAAACGCCGTACAAGCCGAGTGCTATTTGGATGAAACTGAGGATGAAAAAGAACACGAGCGGCAAATACCAGTCGCCCAGCAATACAATCGGCAACGCCGCGCTCAGCGATAACAGGATTCCTAAACTAATAGTAGCGACAAAACATGTCCGCGTTTTCTTAGTGAATCCGCAAACTGCTGCCACAGCGTTTCCGATTCCGAAGACAACCATTCCATAAATAGCTAAAGCAGGCCAACTAGTAAAAGGCATGACGCCGACCCACTCGGGCGGGAACTCCACGAACATCCCCATGAACGGCAGCATGGAAATCCCCATAAAAAACGCGCCTAACGACATTGCTAGATTAAATGCAGCGACCAGTTTTGTCAGCAAGATCTTTTCCTCCTTTGGTTTCGAAGAATGAACAAGTTGCTCTGAAATTTACTGTTACTAAAAAGCGAAGGAAGTCAGGACTATTCTTCCTCCTGGTATTCCATTACATCGCCTGGCTGGCAGTCGAGCACTTTGCAGATGGCTTCAAGCGTCGAGAAACGGATCGCTTTCGCTTTGCCGTTTTTCAAGATGGACAAATTGGGCATGGTGACGCCGACTTTTTCGGATAGCTCGGTCATGCTCATTTTGCGCTTAGCAAGCATGACGTCGAGATTTATGATGATTGGCATGGTATCACCTCAGACCGTAAGATCGTTTTCTGATTTGATGTCGATGGCGTGTGTCAGCAGCTTCTGCAAAACTGCTGCGAAAACGGCGATGACAAGTGCACCGAAGCCGATTGCTGCGCCCATGAGAATAAGTCCCGGGGCATCATCAATTTCTGCGATGATGTAAAACAACGGCATCGCGAGAACGTAAATGCCGGTAATCACCAGCGCACACCGTTTGATGTTTTTGATCGCCGTCACTGAGCGCACAGAGAAGGCGATATTGTCATCGATAAAGCTCAATAATTTATAAGTCTGGTACAGCGCGACGAAATACGCAACCGCCGTTGCATAAAGCAAGGCGACAAACACATATTGCAAAAACGCCAGCTGATCCGGTCCGTCCTGGATAATGCTCGAAAGCGGCAGCACCACGAAGATGCACAACGCGATGACCGGCAGCGCCATGAGAAACAGCACCACTTTCAAAAACAAAGTCTCCCGTTTCATAAAACACACCTCTTTGCTTGTTAATATTTAAAGTATAGTGACTTATTTATTGATTATCAATAAAAAATTGTCGTTTAGCGATATTAAAATTTTGAAAGGAAAGGCTGAACAGAGGTATTTCTAATCAGTTTCTAACAAGTTATGCTTGTTGATTAAAGAAAATCATCTTAATTGCAAATTCCCTAGTCTTTTATTATCAGAATATTGAAATATTTATTGAAAAAGAGTACACTGAAACTGTTTAGCTCTATGGAATTTGTCGCACGCCATCCGAATTCAAGGAGTAAAAAAGGAGGAGTCGCAGTGACTAAGTTCGAAGAAAAACAGCCTTCTGTATCTGTCGACAAGCTGATGTGGATGTACGAGCAGATGGTCAAGATCCGCTATTACGAAGACCAGATGGTGGACGCGTATACGGAAGGCAAGTCACCGGTGTTCAATATCGGTGAAGGCCCCGTACCCGGTGAGATGCATCTCGCAACCGGGCAGGAACCAGCCGCCGCCGGCATGATGGTGCATTTGACGAAAGACGATACGGTAACCGCGCCGCACCGTCCGCATCATCACGCCATCGCCAAAGGTGTCGACTTGAAGAAAATGACGGCGGAGATTTTCGGAAAAGAATCAGGTCTCGGAAAAGGCAAAGGCGGGCATATGCATTTGTTCGATCCGGAAGTGAAATTCTCATGCGGCGGCATCGTGGCAGCCGGCATTCCGCATGCGGTCGGTGCGGCTATGGCCAATAAAATGAAGGGAAAAGACTGGGTCGCCGTCGCATTCATCGGTGAAGGCGCAGCGAATGCTGGAGCGTTCCATGAATCGCTGAACCTCGCGGCCTTGTGGAACTTGCCACTGATTGTCGTCGTCGAAGACAATTCATATGGCATTTCGGTTCCGAAGAAATCATCGACTTCGGTTGAATCGAACGACCTGCGCGCGTCGGCATATGGCGTGGCGGGTGCTTACGTAAAAGACAATGACCCTGTCGCAATGTATAAAGCGTCTGAAGAAGCGGTCAACCGGGCACGCAACGGACAGGGCCCGACAATCATCGAAATCGAAACTTTCCGTTTCCTCGGCCATTTTCAGGGCGATCCCGAGTTATACCGGGACAAGGAAGAAGTGCCGGGACTGCGGGCGCGCGACCCGATCATGAAACTGCGCCAGCAGCTCTTGGATGCGGAACATGTGAATGAACCGGAACTGGAAGAAATCGAAACACGCGCCAAAAAAGAAGTCGATGACGCGTACCAATTTGCACGCGACAGCGATTATCCGAAACCTGAAGCCGCATTGGATGACGTCTTTACATCTTAATCCGAAAAGGAGAGATTCCGAAATGGAGACAGCGAAAAAAAGAATGCTGACGGGCAATAAAGCGATGGCGGAAGCGATTGCCCAGGAGATGGAGAACGACAAAAACGTATTTGTGCTCGGTGAAGATATCGGAAAATACGGCGGCATTTTCGGTTCCACGCAAGGCTTGATGGAGAAATTCGGTCCGGAGCGTGTGCTCGATACGCCAATTTCCGAGACGGCGTTTATCGGTGCGGCGATCGGTGCAGCGGCAGAAGGCATGCGGCCGATTGCAGAATTGATGTTCGTCGATTTCTTCGGCGTCTGTATGGATCAGATCTACAACCATATGGCGAAGATTCCGTATATGTCCGGCGGCAATGTACGCTTGCCGATGGTGCTCATGACTTCGGTCGGCGGCGGTTATAGCGACGCCGCGCAGCATTCCCAGACTCTATATGCAACGTTTGCCCATATGCCCGGAATGAAAGTGGTCGCACCAAGCACGCCGTATGATTTAAAAGGCATGATGACATCTGCGATCCGTGATGACAATCCGGTTGTTTTTATGTTCCATAAATCGCTTCAGGGCCTAGGGTGGATGGACCAGCTCGATTATGCAGTCGGCCATGTGCCGGAAGAATCGTATACCGTGCCGCTCGACAAAGCGAATGTCATGCGGGAAGGGAAAGACGTGACGATCGTCGGTATCCAGATGATGACGCATTTCGCGATGGAAGCGGCAGAACGTCTCGCACAAGACGGCATCGAAGCGGAAGTCATCGACCTGCGTTCCTTGGCGCCGATCGATAAAGACACCATCATCAACTCAGTGAAGAAAACGCATCGACTGGTCGTCGTTGATGAAGATTACCGCTCGTACGGCATGACCGCAGAAATTGCGGCCATCGTCTCGGAAGAAGCGCTCTATGAACTCGAAGCGCCAATCAAGCGCTTGGCAATTCCGGATGTGCCGATTCCGTACAGCCATGTACTCGAAGATTTTGTCTTGCCAGGCCCGACTAAAATTGTCGAGACAGTCAAACAGATGATGGATGAAGCGTAAGAGGAGGCGATTGGATGCATGATGTGACTTTGCCGAAGCTATCTGAAGATACCGATGAGAGCTTGATTGTCCTGTGGTTCGTGGATGAGGGCGATTACGTCAAAGAAGGCGCCGTGCTGTGTGAAGTGCAAACGGAAAAAGCGGTGTCGGAAATTCGTGCGGAAACGAGTGGAACGGTGAAGAAAATCCATGTGAAGCGCGGAGATTCCGCTAAAGCCGGCACGTTGCTTGCAGTCATCGATCCGAAAGGACAAGCTGCCGAGAGCACGGGGGCTTCTGAAAAAGTCCACCTCGAACAGGCGGAGGAAAACAAAGCGTCACAAGAGACAGCGAGCTTTACCCGTGTATCGCCGAGACTTCGTCATCTGGCGAAAGAACTGGGCGTTAAACTTGAAGACGTCAAAGGCTCTGGAAAGGGCGGGGCAATTACCGAACAGGACATCCGTGATGAAGCGGGATTATGAATAAAGAAAAGGCGCAACCGGTTTGAGCGGTTGCGCCTTTTTTGTTGATGAATAAATTATTCATCTTCCTTAGAATGCAATAATGACAACATTTGCCCCTTATTACTCGGCAATGGATAAATACTGGTGCAGCTTGAAAAGTGCTTGCTCTCATTGGATGAATAGACTTAGTCCATCAATTCAGGATAAACGGTTTCCGCAACTAACTGCACGGCTTCACCGATGCGCGGCCCAGGGCGGGAAGTAATGTCGGAATCGATGAAATGCACTTCCTCGTTTTCGATGGCGTCCACATCCGACCAGCTGTCGCGCGCTTCGATATCACCGACGGCATCTTCGACATAAGAAACGGTCGTCAAGATGACTTCCGGATCGCGGGTGATGACTTCTTCTTCGGAAATATTCGGCCAGCCTTCCAAGTCTTCAAAGGCGTTCGTCACGTTTGCGTGATCCAAAATCTCCTGCATGAATGTCGATTTGCCGGTTGTGTAGATTTCAGGGGACGGGCTGATTTCCACATACACTTCTTTTGGTTCTTCGACCGCGGCGAGGCGCTCCTGGACATCTTCGATTTGCGTTTGGATGCCTTCGATCACTTCAGCGCCTTTGTCTTCCTTGGCAAGAACAGCGGCGATTTGTTCGATATCGCCGTAGACTTCGTCGAATGAAGTGGCCGATTCGATAACGAATACCGGAATATCGGCATCTTCCAGTTGCGCTAGGGCAGCCGGTGCCTCGCCGGTTGAATAAGCCAAAACGACATCCGGGTCGAGCTGGATGATTTTCTCGGCATTGAATTCAACCGAATCACTGACGCGCTCGATGTCCTGCGCCGCTTCCGGGTAGTTGTCATAGTCGGTTACGCCGACCAATTGGTCTCCGGCACCCAAGGCGAAGACGATCTCGGTATTGCTTGGGATGAGCGAGACGATCGTTTCAGGCGCTTGTTCAAATTCGAGTTCTTCGCCGCGGTCATCGGTGACGGTGTACGGTGCGTCGCTTGCCGTTTCAGGTGAGGTTTGTTCGGTTGTTTCTTCCGTTGCGGGCGCTTCGGCAGCATCATCTTGGCAAGCGCCGAGTGTTAAAGCGAGTGGAATGCTGAGTAAGAGAAATGATTTGATTTTCACGAGTGAGTCTCCTTTTTCTTCATGTGTTTTGTTGGATAGGATTTGCTGACGAACGGGATTTCATTGACGCCGTGCTGCTTATTGGCATAGACGGCCATGACAAAAAAGACATTGGCGAGCAGGTTGGCGTAGTCCATCAAATGCTCCGGCACTTCGCGTTCAAGCGTCACATGGTGCAGGGCACGCACGGATTTTTTCGCTTCGCTGCGGCAGACGTGGAGAATGCACGCACCGTGCGTTCCTTGCGGCAAGACGAACTGGTCGATTTCTTCCTTCACTTCCGCCACGTAGCGGTCATACAAGTCACTGAGCTCGGCAAGATCTTGTTCAGAAATCGCCAGTTTCCCGCGCACCGAACCGTTCAAGTGGTAAACCATCGGCTGCAAGTAACGCAGATCATTGATGATTTGCGGGATATCGTTGACCGCGATGGCTTCACCGATCCGCGTCGTCAAGGAATCGGTGCGGATCTCGAAATCGACCGTTGAAGCGCTTTCCCTCATGAATGGGTAGCACAGATAGCGCATGTCTTTTTTCATCTTTTCACCTCCTGCATAGAATGCGTAAATATCAGCAGACGTATCGCTTTCAAAAAGAGACAAAAAAAGCCACTCTCAACGAAGAGAGTGGCACGATTGCGAATATCCAGCACAAGGCTGTCCATAGGAAAAAGTTGCCGTAGATCCTCTTATCTTCCGAAGAGCAAAAATACGTTCAGAAAAAGGTAGGTCTCCTGGCTTGTGCATCGCTTTACTCTAAGGCCTTCCCGGGTCTCCCCAGTGGCATCTCTTATTTCATACGCACTTACAGTTGCGGAAACAGCTCCGGATTTTCACCGGATTCCCTGTTAAGCTGACGAATCAGCACCTTTTCCCTGCATGATTATTTACTTAGTTTCAGTGTAGCATTTTTGGCATGAGTTTAGGAGAGGGGAATGAAAATGTTTAAAACTTGAATAATAATGGAGAAACTGTCGTGGAGGCCGCTTTGGGCATGGCTCCGTACATAGGCGAATGGATCATAATCAGTATTTCACTAGGAGTTGAAAAACGTTCGTAAAAGTCATCGAGAACCAGCGAACGTTCGTAAAGTGTTTTGGTATGTTTACGAACATTTTTTGCGCTTTATTAAGCTGTTTTGAGAGCGTTCGGAAAAGTGTACTTTTACGAACGCTTTTCTCGTCGTTGATTAGATACAAAGATAATTTTAAACTATTCTAAATAACCAAATAATGTTAATGTGAAAAGAAGAGGAAATAATTTTTCGATTCATTTTTATTATGAGAAAGAAGCGACGTTCGATTAAAAATTGAAAAAGAAGTGGGCGATGAAATGAAAAAGTGGGTTGGGATTTTACTTGTACTGAGTTCTATTCTGGTTTATTGGCTTTGGCCGAAAGCAAGCATCGAAAAACCAATTGTTGTATCTGCGCAAGTCATAGAGTCTACTAATACAATGAGTGTTTCCTATATTACTACAAAACAAGATGATGCCCATTTAATGGAGGTCACTGTGAACGGAAAAGGCTTTTATCCTCCATCTCAGACCAATGGTGAAACAGAAGAAGAAAATATGCAAATTATCAGGGACCTGATTGCGCAAAATGGATATCAGTTGCGTGAAGCGACAATTGAGTTGAGCGATGAGGAACTGGCTTATCTCATGCCTGAAAATTCGAGTCGCACTTTTTTGGCGAATGTTTCTTTTGAAGATTATTCCCCTATAGAAGCTGATGGCATTCTGTTACTGGAAGAGGAAGCAGCAGAAGGGAAATTAGAACAGGATCAATTGCATTATATATTTACGGCGCCAGAACCAATGGCTATTTCTACAATTGGCCATTACAGTTCATCTGCCACTGTCTCCTGGTCGCGTGACGGTAGAGAAGTGAAACTGCCACTTGCAATGGAAAAGGGAGACACGCTGGATATTCATTTTCATGGACCCTATCAGATGGGGGAAACGGACGGACTTCTGCTCGAAATTCAAACAACAGACGACAATTACTATACAAGACACCTAAGAGAAACAGTTCAGCTGCCAGATGGATACTTAAAACAACTTGTAAATGAACAACGATAGTTGTAATATAGCATCGCAGTTTACATACCTTAAGTCATCGGTAGTCCGATATATTTAGGATTTGCAACAAATAAAAAGCATTAATTTAGGGAAATTGAATGTAACTTAGGTGCAGTTAAGTTACATTCGTGTTTTAATATACTGACTTTTCTTGAAATAAGGTAAAAAAATTAAAGGAAAAAAGTTCCAAGTTAGAGGAGGAAAAGAATAGTGAAAAAAACACTGGTAATTGTACTCATTTTTACTTTGCTGTCAGCGTGTAATTTAATTGAGTCTACACCTAGTATCGAAAAACTAAACAAGGCACCAGAAAATGTGCAAGAACTATTAGATCCGGCTGTTCCTCTTCAATCGATAAAT
Proteins encoded:
- a CDS encoding alpha-ketoacid dehydrogenase subunit beta, with protein sequence METAKKRMLTGNKAMAEAIAQEMENDKNVFVLGEDIGKYGGIFGSTQGLMEKFGPERVLDTPISETAFIGAAIGAAAEGMRPIAELMFVDFFGVCMDQIYNHMAKIPYMSGGNVRLPMVLMTSVGGGYSDAAQHSQTLYATFAHMPGMKVVAPSTPYDLKGMMTSAIRDDNPVVFMFHKSLQGLGWMDQLDYAVGHVPEESYTVPLDKANVMREGKDVTIVGIQMMTHFAMEAAERLAQDGIEAEVIDLRSLAPIDKDTIINSVKKTHRLVVVDEDYRSYGMTAEIAAIVSEEALYELEAPIKRLAIPDVPIPYSHVLEDFVLPGPTKIVETVKQMMDEA
- a CDS encoding biotin/lipoyl-containing protein translates to MHDVTLPKLSEDTDESLIVLWFVDEGDYVKEGAVLCEVQTEKAVSEIRAETSGTVKKIHVKRGDSAKAGTLLAVIDPKGQAAESTGASEKVHLEQAEENKASQETASFTRVSPRLRHLAKELGVKLEDVKGSGKGGAITEQDIRDEAGL
- a CDS encoding ABC transporter substrate-binding protein, with translation MKIKSFLLLSIPLALTLGACQDDAAEAPATEETTEQTSPETASDAPYTVTDDRGEELEFEQAPETIVSLIPSNTEIVFALGAGDQLVGVTDYDNYPEAAQDIERVSDSVEFNAEKIIQLDPDVVLAYSTGEAPAALAQLEDADIPVFVIESATSFDEVYGDIEQIAAVLAKEDKGAEVIEGIQTQIEDVQERLAAVEEPKEVYVEISPSPEIYTTGKSTFMQEILDHANVTNAFEDLEGWPNISEEEVITRDPEVILTTVSYVEDAVGDIEARDSWSDVDAIENEEVHFIDSDITSRPGPRIGEAVQLVAETVYPELMD
- a CDS encoding thiamine pyrophosphate-dependent dehydrogenase E1 component subunit alpha is translated as MWMYEQMVKIRYYEDQMVDAYTEGKSPVFNIGEGPVPGEMHLATGQEPAAAGMMVHLTKDDTVTAPHRPHHHAIAKGVDLKKMTAEIFGKESGLGKGKGGHMHLFDPEVKFSCGGIVAAGIPHAVGAAMANKMKGKDWVAVAFIGEGAANAGAFHESLNLAALWNLPLIVVVEDNSYGISVPKKSSTSVESNDLRASAYGVAGAYVKDNDPVAMYKASEEAVNRARNGQGPTIIEIETFRFLGHFQGDPELYRDKEEVPGLRARDPIMKLRQQLLDAEHVNEPELEEIETRAKKEVDDAYQFARDSDYPKPEAALDDVFTS
- a CDS encoding helix-turn-helix domain-containing protein; translation: MPIIINLDVMLAKRKMSMTELSEKVGVTMPNLSILKNGKAKAIRFSTLEAICKVLDCQPGDVMEYQEEE
- the nhaC gene encoding Na+/H+ antiporter NhaC, whose protein sequence is MFHIKAILSPGTKEAAALVALVVAIISVSIIGFEAAPHVPILIAILLLMCYGLAKKLSYRELERGLIEGAGAGMGAVFLFFFIGILISSWMMSGTIPTLIYAGFSLVTPVFFFAVVFVVTAIIGLSVGSSLTTVATVGVALIGIAGALDLSLAITAGAIVSGAFFGDKMSPLSDTTNLAASIVGVDLFEHIRNMGWTTIPAFILTLIFFGVLSPSVTLDHTEDIALFKEGLLETGLIHWYAMAPLVILIALTVFKVPAVLTLAASSVVALIVSLFHQSLQVSSMLGILFGGYESSTGIDEIDALLSRGGMESMFFTIALVLLALSMGGLLFKLGIIQSLLAKIESLLKKVSSVIVASALTAIGTNILVGEQYLSILLTGQAFSESYGKVGLAGKNLSRVMEDAGTVVNPLVPWSVCGIFIASVLDVSTLEYLPFAFFCLLSPLLTVLLGVSGKTLTYIKKSPVK
- a CDS encoding DUF2975 domain-containing protein; translated protein: MKRETLFLKVVLFLMALPVIALCIFVVLPLSSIIQDGPDQLAFLQYVFVALLYATAVAYFVALYQTYKLLSFIDDNIAFSVRSVTAIKNIKRCALVITGIYVLAMPLFYIIAEIDDAPGLILMGAAIGFGALVIAVFAAVLQKLLTHAIDIKSENDLTV